A genomic stretch from Patagioenas fasciata isolate bPatFas1 chromosome 8, bPatFas1.hap1, whole genome shotgun sequence includes:
- the LOC136104199 gene encoding steroidogenic acute regulatory protein, mitochondrial-like — MLQATGKLCCGIAHDHLPVVVLAANELPVEMRGTAASSSLLTKAFPLGLKIPAVAAIQKDVKGLVVRGSHCLPSKIPHYIQRLMGKETATCPKPDGDVTPSQFSSMDLSYIAQGERALQRALSILQQHTGWQAETMLDAGAAVSSTAVPGLGTVFRAELVLAMPVARLQRELFERIEQMPQWIPTLGRVKVLQCIGMDTLVTREVTAASPGNLVSQRDFVSVRHHVRSDMATYLVGTATHAKLLPSQEGCIRAESRLSCIVLQPLAGDPGRTHFTWLLSMDLKASWIPASVTKRVLPQSQADFIRHLRWHLAATTCP; from the exons ATGCTGCAGGCCACCGGCAAATTGTGCTGCGGCATCGCCCACGACCACCTGCCCG TCGTGGTCTTAGCTGCAAATGAGCTTCCAGTGGAGATGCGGGGCACCGCAGCATCTTCCTCCCTGCTcaccaaagcctttcctctagGTTTAAAGATACCAGCTGTTGCTGCAATACAGAAAGATGTGAAAGGGCTGGTGGTAAGGGGATCCCATTGCCTGCCTTCCAAAATTCCTCATTATATTCAGAGGCTGATGGGGAAGGAGACAG CCACCTGCCCCAAGCCTGATGGAGACGTCACCCCCAGCCAGTTCTCCAGCATGGACCTCTCCTACATTGCCCAGGGAGAACGGGCCCTGCAGCGAGCGCTGAGCATCCTGCAGCAGCACACGGGCTGGCAGGCTGAAACCATGCTG GACGCCGGGGCTGCTGTGTCCAGCACCGCCGTGCCCGGGCTGGGCACAGTGTTCCGGGCAGAGCTGGTCCTGGCCATGCCGGTGGcccggctgcagcgggagctgttTGAGCGGATCGAGCAGATGCCGCAGTGGATCCCGACCCTCGGCCGGGTGAAG GTGCTGCAGTGCATCGGGATGGACACCTTGGTGACACGTGAAGTCACCGCTGCCAGTCCAGGCAACCTGGTGAGCCAGCGGGACTTTGTCAGCGTGCGGCACCATGTGAGGAGCGACATGGCCACATACCTGGTGGGGACAGCCACCCACGCCAAGCTGCTGCCTTCACAGGAGGGGTGCATCAG GGCAGAGTCCCGGCTGAGCTGCATCGTCCTGCAACCACTGGCAGGGGACCCCGGCCGGACCCACTTCACCTGGCTCCTCAGCATGGACCTGAAGGCAA GCTGGATCCCCGCTTCTGTCACTAAACGTGTCCTGCCGCAGTCCCAAGCAGACTTCATCCGGCACCTCCGCTGGCACCTCGCTGCCACCACCTGTCCCTGA
- the ADAMTS14 gene encoding A disintegrin and metalloproteinase with thrombospondin motifs 14 isoform X2: MDYLRLVLSCLVPLHGCLAAGSAPELLLSGKLSEYGVIVPFSTDCRGRFISHVVSGDAAAGIGEAPCPPAPRPSRRRVPRSPLNESLQNRGAGGRLLYFNVTVFGKELHLRLRPNRRLVPLGAVAEWQEDFEVLFREPLQQRCLFTGDISDMPGAAVAISNCDGLAGLIRTDSNEFFIEPLERGQQETEEHGRAHVVYRRSAIRQDGAEPHQDLHPEVPGAHVGDLPNSLELMTERLGDVERKRRHARKDDYNIEVLLAVDDSVVRFHGKEHVQNYVLTLMNIVDEIYHDESLGVHINIVLVRMIMVGYRQSVSLIERGNPSRSLEQVCRWAHSQQRSDPEHAEHHDHAVFLTRQDFGPAGYAPVTGMCHPLRSCTLNHEDGFSSAFVVAHETGHVLGMEHDGQGNRCADETSMGSIMAPLVQAAFHRYHWSRCSKQELNRYIHSYDCLLDDPFEHQWPTLPDLPGINYSMDEQCRFDFGVGYKTCTAFRTFDPCKQLWCSHPDNPYFCKTKKGPPLDGTECSPGKWCFKGHCIWKTSEQPYSQDGSWSSWSKFGSCSRTCGGGVRSRSRSCDNPPPAYGGRNCPGATYEYQVCNAEECPGPYQDFRAQQCSKRNSYYTHQNSKHAWLPYEHHDDAQKCELICQSEGTGDIVFMNQVVHDGTRCSYRDPYSICVRGECVHVGCDKEVGSLKQDDKCGVCGGDNSHCRTVKGTLAKTPKQPVGVLKMFEIPAGARHLQIEEMEPASHSITVKNQATGNFILHAKGKEAKTQVFIEMGLEWEYTVEDGKESLKTSGPLHEAISVLVIPQEEEEARSSLMYRYIIHEDLLPMIGNNNVLLEEMDSYEWALKSWSQCSKACGGGIQYTKYGCRRKSDNRMVHRNFCDNGKKPKPIRRRCNLQECSQPAWVAEEWGACSKSCGKLGVQVRGVQCVQRLQNGTTRTLHTKYCPGQRPETRRPCGRLPCPPQWRTGAWSECSASCGEGVRQRQVVCKGSESGGSCEGEKPEAVQGCQVALCPGKLSVVTTSTDASDHSTPKGQRVPQDGAKNPVSKISSREPCLGDKSIFCQMEVLARYCSIPGYNKLCCESCGKKTSSATSLPPATGPNAAPPGTAAPSPTAPLSPRPTGPAQGEPAGDPTLAPQGAAGAGRGQAAR, from the exons ATGGATTATCTGCGGCTGGTGCTCTCCTGCCTCGTCCCCCTGCACGGCTGCCTGGCCGCCGGCAGCGCCCCAG agctgctcctgtccGGCAAACTCAGCGAGTATGGTGTGATCGTCCCCTTCAGCACCGATTGCCGGGGTCGCTTCATCTCGCACGTGGTGTCCGGCGACGCGGCGGCGGGGATTGGCGAAGCCccttgtcccccagccccacgtcCGTCGCGccgccgtgtcccccgcagcccCCTGAATGAGTCCCTGCAGAACCGCGGGGCTGGTGGCCGCTTGCTCTACTTCAACGTCACGGTTTTTGGGAAGGAGCTGCACCTCCGGCTGAGGCCCAACCGGCGACTGGTGCCACTGGGCGCCGTGGCCGAATGGCAGGAGGATTTTGAGGTGCTTTTCCGGGAACCCCTCCAACAGCGGTGCCTTTTCACTGGGGACATCTCTGACATGCCCGGTGCCGCCGTGGCCATCAGCAACTGCGACGGACTG GCTGGCCTGATTCGGACAGACAGTAATGAGTTCTTCATCGAGCCCCTGGAGAGGGGGCAGCAGGAGACGGAGGAGCACGGGAGGGCCCACGTGGTCTATCGCCGCTCGGCCATCCGGCAGGACGGTGCTGAGCCCCACCAGGACCTCCACCCCGAAG TGCCTGGTGCACACGTGGGCGATCTCCCCAACTCCCTGGAGCTGATGACGGAGCGTCTTGGGGACGTGGAGCGCAAGAGACGTCATGCCAGGAAGGACGACTACAACATCGAGGTCTTGCTGGCGGTGGATGACTCGGTCGTACGCTTCCACGGGAAGGAGCACGTCCAGAACTACGTCCTCACCCTCATGAACATC GTGGATGAAATTTATCACGACGAGTCCCTGGGTGTTCACATCAACATCGTGCTGGTCAGGATGATCATGGTGGGATACCGCCAG TCAGTCAGCCTGATAGAGCGAGGGAACCCATCTCGGAGCCTGGAGCAGGTTTGCCGCTGGGCTCACTCGCAGCAGCGCTCCGACCCGGAGCACGCCGAGCACCACGACCACGCCGTGTTCCTCACCAGGCAAGATTTTGGTCCCGCAG GTTACGCACCGGTGACAGGTATGTGCCACCCGCTCCGCAGCTGTACCCTCAACCATGAAGACGGCTTCTCTTCGGCGTTTGTGGTCGCACATGAGACCGGCCATGT GTTAGGCATGGAGCACGATGGTCAGGGCAACCGCTGCGCTGACGAGACCAGCATGGGGAGCATCATGGCCCCACTGGTCCAGGCCGCCTTCCACCGCTACCACTGGTCCCGCTGCAGCAAGCAGGAGCTCAACCGCTACATCCA CTCCTACGACTGTCTCCTGGATGACCCCTTTGAGCACCAGTGGCCAACCTTACCCGACCTGCCGGGCATCAACTACTCCATGGACGAGCAGTGCCGCTTCGACTTTGGTGTGGGATACAAAACATGCACGGCG TTCCGCACCTTCGACCCCTGCAAGCAGCTGTGGTGCAGCCACCCAGACAACCCCTACTTCTGCAAGACCAAGAAGGGACCACCCTTGGATGGGACCGAGTGCTCTCCGGGCAAG TGGTGCTTCAAGGGTCACTGCATCTGGAAGACGTCGGAGCAGCCCTACAGCCAGGACGGCAGCTGGAGCTCCTGGTCCAAGTTTGGCTCCTGCTCCAGGACCTGTGGGGGAGGTGTGCGCTCGCGCAGCCGGAGCTGCGACAACCCGCC CCCGGCATATGGTGGACGCAACTGCCCAGGAGCCACCTACGAGTACCAGGTGTGCAACGCTGAGGAGTGCCCAGGGCCCTACCAGGATTTCCgtgcccagcagtgctccaagcgCAACTCCTACTACACCCACCAGAACAGCAAGCATGCCTGGCTTCCTTATGAGCACCATGACG ATGCTCAGAAGTGCGAGCTGATCTGCCAGTCGGAGGGCACAGGGGACATAGTGTTTATGAACCAGGTTGTTCACGATGGTACCCGCTGCAGCTACCGAGACCCCTACAGCATCTGCGTCCGGGGCGAGTGCGTG CATGTTGGCTGTGACAAGGAAGTTGGCTCCCTGAAGCAGGATGACAAGTGTGGGGTTTGCGGGGGGGACAACTCGCACTGCCGGACGGTGAAGGGCACGTTGGCCAAGACCCCCAAGCAACCAG TGGGTGTTTTGAAGATGTTTGAGATTCCAGCTGGGGCGAGGCACCTTCAGATAGAAGAGATGGAACCAGCATCCCACAGCATCA ctGTTAAGAATCAAGCCACGGGTAACTTCATCCTTCACGCCAAGGGCAAGGAAGCCAAAACCCAAGTGTTTATTGAGATGGGATTGGAGTGGGAATACACGGTTGAAGATGGGAAGGAGAGCCTGAAAACCAGCGGTCCTCTGCACGAGGCCATCAGTGTGTTG GTCATCcctcaggaggaggaggaggccaggAGCAGCCTGATGTACAGGTACATCATCCACGAGGACCTGCTGCCCATGATTGGAAACAACAATGTCCTGCTGGAGGAGATGGATTCCTACGAGTGGGCCCTCAAGAGCTGGTCCCAGTGCTCCAAGGCCTGCGGAGGAG GTATCCAGTACACCAAGTATGGCTGCCGGCGGAAGAGCGACAACCGGATGGTGCACAGAAACTTCTGCGACAACGGCAAGAAGCCCAAGCCGATCCGGCGGCGTTGCAACCTCCAGGAGTGCTCCCAGCCTGC GTGGGTGGCTGAGGAGTGGGGTGCCTGCAGCAAGTCCTGCGGCAAGCTTGGGGTGCAGGTGCGGGGGGTGCAGTGTGTCCAGCGCCTGCAGAACGGCACCACCCGCACCCTGCACACCAAATACTGCCCTGGGCAGCGGCCTGAGACCCGCCGGCCCTGCGGCCGCCTGCCCTGCCCGCCACAGTGGAGGACGGGAGCCTGGTCCGAG TGCTCGGCGAGCTGTGGGGAAGGCGTCCGGCAGCGGCAGGTGGTTTGCAAAGGCAGCGAGAGCGGCGGGAGCTGCGAGGGCGAGAAGCCGGAGGCTGTGCAGGGCTGCCAAGTGGCCCTCTGCCCgg GAAAGCTCTCCGTTGTCACCACCAGCACCGACGCCAGTGACCACAGCACGCCCAAAGGGCAGCGGGTGCCCCAGGATGGGGCCAAAAACCCTGTTAGCAAGATCTCCTCCA GGGAGCCTTGCCTCGGGGACAAGTCCATCTTCTGCCAGATGGAAGTCCTGGCCCGCTACTGCTCCATCCCTGGCTACAACAAGCTCTGCTGCGAATCGTGCGGCAAGAAAACCTCATCGGCCACGAGCTTGCCCCCTGCCACTGGCCCCAATGCTGCCCCGCCAGGAACCGCCGCTCCCAGCCCCACTGCGCCGCTCTCCCCACGTCCCACTGGCCCTGCCCAGGGGGAACCCGCTGGGGACCCCACCCTGGCTCCTCAGGGTgctgcaggggcaggcagggggcaGGCAGCCAGGTAA
- the ADAMTS14 gene encoding A disintegrin and metalloproteinase with thrombospondin motifs 14 isoform X1: MDYLRLVLSCLVPLHGCLAAGSAPELLLSGKLSEYGVIVPFSTDCRGRFISHVVSGDAAAGIGEAPCPPAPRPSRRRVPRSPLNESLQNRGAGGRLLYFNVTVFGKELHLRLRPNRRLVPLGAVAEWQEDFEVLFREPLQQRCLFTGDISDMPGAAVAISNCDGLAGLIRTDSNEFFIEPLERGQQETEEHGRAHVVYRRSAIRQDGAEPHQDLHPEVPGAHVGDLPNSLELMTERLGDVERKRRHARKDDYNIEVLLAVDDSVVRFHGKEHVQNYVLTLMNIVDEIYHDESLGVHINIVLVRMIMVGYRQSVSLIERGNPSRSLEQVCRWAHSQQRSDPEHAEHHDHAVFLTRQDFGPAGMQGYAPVTGMCHPLRSCTLNHEDGFSSAFVVAHETGHVLGMEHDGQGNRCADETSMGSIMAPLVQAAFHRYHWSRCSKQELNRYIHSYDCLLDDPFEHQWPTLPDLPGINYSMDEQCRFDFGVGYKTCTAFRTFDPCKQLWCSHPDNPYFCKTKKGPPLDGTECSPGKWCFKGHCIWKTSEQPYSQDGSWSSWSKFGSCSRTCGGGVRSRSRSCDNPPPAYGGRNCPGATYEYQVCNAEECPGPYQDFRAQQCSKRNSYYTHQNSKHAWLPYEHHDDAQKCELICQSEGTGDIVFMNQVVHDGTRCSYRDPYSICVRGECVHVGCDKEVGSLKQDDKCGVCGGDNSHCRTVKGTLAKTPKQPVGVLKMFEIPAGARHLQIEEMEPASHSITVKNQATGNFILHAKGKEAKTQVFIEMGLEWEYTVEDGKESLKTSGPLHEAISVLVIPQEEEEARSSLMYRYIIHEDLLPMIGNNNVLLEEMDSYEWALKSWSQCSKACGGGIQYTKYGCRRKSDNRMVHRNFCDNGKKPKPIRRRCNLQECSQPAWVAEEWGACSKSCGKLGVQVRGVQCVQRLQNGTTRTLHTKYCPGQRPETRRPCGRLPCPPQWRTGAWSECSASCGEGVRQRQVVCKGSESGGSCEGEKPEAVQGCQVALCPGKLSVVTTSTDASDHSTPKGQRVPQDGAKNPVSKISSREPCLGDKSIFCQMEVLARYCSIPGYNKLCCESCGKKTSSATSLPPATGPNAAPPGTAAPSPTAPLSPRPTGPAQGEPAGDPTLAPQGAAGAGRGQAAR; this comes from the exons ATGGATTATCTGCGGCTGGTGCTCTCCTGCCTCGTCCCCCTGCACGGCTGCCTGGCCGCCGGCAGCGCCCCAG agctgctcctgtccGGCAAACTCAGCGAGTATGGTGTGATCGTCCCCTTCAGCACCGATTGCCGGGGTCGCTTCATCTCGCACGTGGTGTCCGGCGACGCGGCGGCGGGGATTGGCGAAGCCccttgtcccccagccccacgtcCGTCGCGccgccgtgtcccccgcagcccCCTGAATGAGTCCCTGCAGAACCGCGGGGCTGGTGGCCGCTTGCTCTACTTCAACGTCACGGTTTTTGGGAAGGAGCTGCACCTCCGGCTGAGGCCCAACCGGCGACTGGTGCCACTGGGCGCCGTGGCCGAATGGCAGGAGGATTTTGAGGTGCTTTTCCGGGAACCCCTCCAACAGCGGTGCCTTTTCACTGGGGACATCTCTGACATGCCCGGTGCCGCCGTGGCCATCAGCAACTGCGACGGACTG GCTGGCCTGATTCGGACAGACAGTAATGAGTTCTTCATCGAGCCCCTGGAGAGGGGGCAGCAGGAGACGGAGGAGCACGGGAGGGCCCACGTGGTCTATCGCCGCTCGGCCATCCGGCAGGACGGTGCTGAGCCCCACCAGGACCTCCACCCCGAAG TGCCTGGTGCACACGTGGGCGATCTCCCCAACTCCCTGGAGCTGATGACGGAGCGTCTTGGGGACGTGGAGCGCAAGAGACGTCATGCCAGGAAGGACGACTACAACATCGAGGTCTTGCTGGCGGTGGATGACTCGGTCGTACGCTTCCACGGGAAGGAGCACGTCCAGAACTACGTCCTCACCCTCATGAACATC GTGGATGAAATTTATCACGACGAGTCCCTGGGTGTTCACATCAACATCGTGCTGGTCAGGATGATCATGGTGGGATACCGCCAG TCAGTCAGCCTGATAGAGCGAGGGAACCCATCTCGGAGCCTGGAGCAGGTTTGCCGCTGGGCTCACTCGCAGCAGCGCTCCGACCCGGAGCACGCCGAGCACCACGACCACGCCGTGTTCCTCACCAGGCAAGATTTTGGTCCCGCAGGTATGCAAG GTTACGCACCGGTGACAGGTATGTGCCACCCGCTCCGCAGCTGTACCCTCAACCATGAAGACGGCTTCTCTTCGGCGTTTGTGGTCGCACATGAGACCGGCCATGT GTTAGGCATGGAGCACGATGGTCAGGGCAACCGCTGCGCTGACGAGACCAGCATGGGGAGCATCATGGCCCCACTGGTCCAGGCCGCCTTCCACCGCTACCACTGGTCCCGCTGCAGCAAGCAGGAGCTCAACCGCTACATCCA CTCCTACGACTGTCTCCTGGATGACCCCTTTGAGCACCAGTGGCCAACCTTACCCGACCTGCCGGGCATCAACTACTCCATGGACGAGCAGTGCCGCTTCGACTTTGGTGTGGGATACAAAACATGCACGGCG TTCCGCACCTTCGACCCCTGCAAGCAGCTGTGGTGCAGCCACCCAGACAACCCCTACTTCTGCAAGACCAAGAAGGGACCACCCTTGGATGGGACCGAGTGCTCTCCGGGCAAG TGGTGCTTCAAGGGTCACTGCATCTGGAAGACGTCGGAGCAGCCCTACAGCCAGGACGGCAGCTGGAGCTCCTGGTCCAAGTTTGGCTCCTGCTCCAGGACCTGTGGGGGAGGTGTGCGCTCGCGCAGCCGGAGCTGCGACAACCCGCC CCCGGCATATGGTGGACGCAACTGCCCAGGAGCCACCTACGAGTACCAGGTGTGCAACGCTGAGGAGTGCCCAGGGCCCTACCAGGATTTCCgtgcccagcagtgctccaagcgCAACTCCTACTACACCCACCAGAACAGCAAGCATGCCTGGCTTCCTTATGAGCACCATGACG ATGCTCAGAAGTGCGAGCTGATCTGCCAGTCGGAGGGCACAGGGGACATAGTGTTTATGAACCAGGTTGTTCACGATGGTACCCGCTGCAGCTACCGAGACCCCTACAGCATCTGCGTCCGGGGCGAGTGCGTG CATGTTGGCTGTGACAAGGAAGTTGGCTCCCTGAAGCAGGATGACAAGTGTGGGGTTTGCGGGGGGGACAACTCGCACTGCCGGACGGTGAAGGGCACGTTGGCCAAGACCCCCAAGCAACCAG TGGGTGTTTTGAAGATGTTTGAGATTCCAGCTGGGGCGAGGCACCTTCAGATAGAAGAGATGGAACCAGCATCCCACAGCATCA ctGTTAAGAATCAAGCCACGGGTAACTTCATCCTTCACGCCAAGGGCAAGGAAGCCAAAACCCAAGTGTTTATTGAGATGGGATTGGAGTGGGAATACACGGTTGAAGATGGGAAGGAGAGCCTGAAAACCAGCGGTCCTCTGCACGAGGCCATCAGTGTGTTG GTCATCcctcaggaggaggaggaggccaggAGCAGCCTGATGTACAGGTACATCATCCACGAGGACCTGCTGCCCATGATTGGAAACAACAATGTCCTGCTGGAGGAGATGGATTCCTACGAGTGGGCCCTCAAGAGCTGGTCCCAGTGCTCCAAGGCCTGCGGAGGAG GTATCCAGTACACCAAGTATGGCTGCCGGCGGAAGAGCGACAACCGGATGGTGCACAGAAACTTCTGCGACAACGGCAAGAAGCCCAAGCCGATCCGGCGGCGTTGCAACCTCCAGGAGTGCTCCCAGCCTGC GTGGGTGGCTGAGGAGTGGGGTGCCTGCAGCAAGTCCTGCGGCAAGCTTGGGGTGCAGGTGCGGGGGGTGCAGTGTGTCCAGCGCCTGCAGAACGGCACCACCCGCACCCTGCACACCAAATACTGCCCTGGGCAGCGGCCTGAGACCCGCCGGCCCTGCGGCCGCCTGCCCTGCCCGCCACAGTGGAGGACGGGAGCCTGGTCCGAG TGCTCGGCGAGCTGTGGGGAAGGCGTCCGGCAGCGGCAGGTGGTTTGCAAAGGCAGCGAGAGCGGCGGGAGCTGCGAGGGCGAGAAGCCGGAGGCTGTGCAGGGCTGCCAAGTGGCCCTCTGCCCgg GAAAGCTCTCCGTTGTCACCACCAGCACCGACGCCAGTGACCACAGCACGCCCAAAGGGCAGCGGGTGCCCCAGGATGGGGCCAAAAACCCTGTTAGCAAGATCTCCTCCA GGGAGCCTTGCCTCGGGGACAAGTCCATCTTCTGCCAGATGGAAGTCCTGGCCCGCTACTGCTCCATCCCTGGCTACAACAAGCTCTGCTGCGAATCGTGCGGCAAGAAAACCTCATCGGCCACGAGCTTGCCCCCTGCCACTGGCCCCAATGCTGCCCCGCCAGGAACCGCCGCTCCCAGCCCCACTGCGCCGCTCTCCCCACGTCCCACTGGCCCTGCCCAGGGGGAACCCGCTGGGGACCCCACCCTGGCTCCTCAGGGTgctgcaggggcaggcagggggcaGGCAGCCAGGTAA